In the genome of Cydia strobilella chromosome Z, ilCydStro3.1, whole genome shotgun sequence, one region contains:
- the LOC134754365 gene encoding testis-specific serine/threonine-protein kinase 3-like: MDITTPSDIKLLEDKGFQLEKVIGDGCYSKVFKAVHIRRGSKTPVVMACKVIDTSAAARDYKTKFLPRELDILIRISHPHIIPVNGIFQRQTKFFIFMRLGDNGDLYDFVSKNGRVPEKQSRFWTRQIISAINYIHTLNIAHRDLKCENILITANYNVKLTDFGFARTVVRRGTDILSETYCGTLSYAAPEILKGIPYFPKMADMWSVGIILYTMLNQALPFKENTVQELYEKQVKKKWRFRSCVVNDLSPECKNQVTQLMEPDAKARPTAANVFNGAWISMDHRVAKLTHLEETLLKKAAAFEKRLRLEDDNISRTVDSISLASAGTNPRAKAGLNTLKSTTTISSMKELSIPHFSDYR; this comes from the exons ATGGATATCACGACGCCGTCGGACATAAAACTTCTAGAAGATAAAGGGTTTCAACTGGAGAAAGTGATAGGAGACGGATGCTACTCTAAA GTTTTCAAGGCAGTTCACATTCGACGAGGCAGCAAAACTCCAGTAGTCATGGCCTGTAAAGTTATCGACACTTCAGCGGCGGCTCGAGATTACAAGACCAAATTTCTCCCGCGCGAGCTGGACATCCTCATCCGCATCAGCCACCCCCACATCATACCAGTCAATGGCATCTTCCAGCGGCAAACAAAGTTCTTCATATTCATGCGACTAGGCGACAACGGTGATCTATACGACTTCGTGTCAAAAAACGGTCGCGTGCCAGAGAAACAGAGCAGATTTTGGACGAGACAGATCATATCCGCTATTAACTACATCCATACTCTGAACATCGCGCACAGAGACTTGAAGTGTGAGAATATCCTGATTACTGCGAATTACAACGTGAAGTTAACAGACTTTGGTTTCGCGCGCACCGTGGTTAGGAGAGGCACTGATATCCTGTCGGAGACTTACTGTGGCACGCTCTCGTACGCGGCGCCAGAAATACTTAAAGGCATCCCATACTTTCCTAAAATGGCTGACATGTGGTCTGTTGGTATTATTCTGTACACCATGCTGAATCAGGCCCTGCCTTTTAAGGAGAACACCGTCCAAGAGCTGTATGAGAAACAG GTTAAAAAGAAGTGGCGGTTTCGCTCTTGCGTGGTGAACGATTTGTCTCCAGAATGCAAGAACCAGGTGACGCAGTTGATGGAGCCCGACGCCAAAGCGCGGCCCACCGCTGCCAACGTATTCAACGGGGCGTGGATCTCCATGGACCACCGTGTCGCCA AATTAACTCACCTGGAAGAAACTTTGCTTAAAAAAGCTGCCGCTTTCGAGAAGCGACTGAGGCTGGAAGACGATAATATATCACGGACAGTTGACTCGATAAGCCTTGCCTCGGCTGGTACAAATCCGAGGGCCAAGGCAG GATTAAATACATTGAAAAGCACCACTACGATATCATCAATGAAAGAATTATCAATACCGCATTTCAGCGATTATCGATAG